A genomic segment from Verrucomicrobiia bacterium encodes:
- the larB gene encoding nickel pincer cofactor biosynthesis protein LarB, which yields MTSDQARALLVAVKAGHTSVDEALRAFAAPPVETLPFASVDTHRTLRQGFPEVIFGAGKTAPQMVAIARKILRADGQLLATRVTPAQATQLRRAFPKAVHHPVARCVTVEQPPLPRRPGHIAVVAAGTSDLPVAEEAAVTAEVMGNRVERIYDVGVAGIHRLFARLEAIQSAQVIITVAGMEGALPSVLGGLVRRPLIAVPTSVGYGAQFGGLAALLTALNSCASGLTVVNIDNGFGAACAASRINALVAEAGHNPA from the coding sequence GTGACATCGGACCAAGCCAGGGCCCTGCTCGTGGCCGTGAAGGCAGGGCACACCTCCGTGGACGAAGCCCTCCGTGCCTTCGCCGCCCCGCCCGTCGAGACGCTTCCCTTCGCCAGCGTGGACACCCATCGCACGCTCCGACAGGGCTTCCCCGAGGTCATCTTCGGCGCCGGCAAGACCGCTCCCCAGATGGTGGCCATCGCCCGCAAGATCCTTCGCGCCGACGGGCAACTCCTCGCCACGCGCGTCACTCCGGCCCAGGCCACCCAGCTCCGGCGCGCCTTTCCCAAGGCCGTCCATCATCCCGTCGCCCGCTGCGTCACCGTCGAACAGCCCCCCCTTCCCCGCCGCCCCGGCCACATCGCCGTCGTCGCCGCCGGGACCAGCGACCTGCCCGTCGCCGAGGAGGCCGCCGTCACCGCCGAGGTCATGGGAAACCGTGTCGAACGCATCTACGATGTCGGCGTCGCCGGCATCCATCGTCTCTTCGCCCGCCTGGAGGCCATCCAGTCCGCCCAGGTCATCATCACCGTCGCCGGCATGGAGGGCGCCCTGCCCAGCGTCCTCGGGGGATTGGTGCGGCGCCCCCTCATCGCCGTCCCCACCAGCGTCGGCTACGGCGCCCAGTTCGGCGGCCTCGCCGCCCTCCTCACCGCCCTCAATTCCTGTGCCAGCGGCCTCACCGTGGTGAACATCGACAACGGCTTCGGCGCCGCCTGCGCCGCCAGCCGCATCAACGCCCTGGTCGCCGAAGCCGGCCACAACCCCGCCTGA
- the larC gene encoding nickel pincer cofactor biosynthesis protein LarC encodes MPSLYLDIPSGLSGDMLLGALLDLGVPFPHLEAELRKLNLSGYHLHIHRASRSGIQGVKFDVHLEHEHEHEHEHEHEHEHEHEHEHGHGHPHHHGHEPAVDHAHSHDRAHAHPHGQGHAHPLDSSNPAPPHVHGRRFAGIRDLITASPLGDWVKQRSLGAFHRLAVAEGKIHGEPPDQVQFHEVGAVDSIIDFVGAAIALDYLGRPEVFSGPVVDGTGWVRCAHGRMPIPVPATLEIFAARGVAVTQCEEPHELVTPTGAALLAEFVTAFGPLAGFVPSRVGYGLGTRTLQSRPNLVRAVLGTATTAAPATPAGSEAETDTVMVLETNLDDLSPEILGHVAERAFALGALDVFHTPVQMKKHRPGTLLTLLAPPALAERLTELLLTETTAFGVRRTEATRRKLAREVITVPTPFGPVSVKLGRLGSRRIQASPEFESCRERAEQAGVPIQAVYDAARQATPPDRP; translated from the coding sequence ATGCCCTCGCTCTACCTCGACATCCCCAGCGGCCTCAGCGGCGACATGCTCCTCGGTGCCCTGCTCGATCTCGGCGTGCCTTTCCCACATCTCGAAGCCGAACTTCGCAAACTCAACCTCTCCGGCTACCACCTCCACATCCACCGTGCCTCCCGCTCCGGCATCCAGGGCGTCAAATTCGATGTCCACCTCGAGCACGAGCACGAGCACGAGCACGAGCACGAGCACGAGCACGAGCACGAGCACGAGCACGAGCACGGGCACGGACATCCGCATCACCACGGCCACGAGCCGGCCGTGGATCATGCCCATTCGCACGATAGGGCCCACGCTCATCCCCATGGTCAAGGGCACGCCCACCCTCTCGACTCTTCCAACCCGGCACCGCCTCACGTCCACGGCCGCCGTTTCGCCGGAATCCGGGACCTCATCACCGCCAGTCCCCTCGGCGACTGGGTCAAGCAGCGGTCCCTCGGCGCCTTCCATCGCCTCGCCGTGGCCGAAGGCAAGATCCACGGCGAACCCCCAGACCAGGTGCAGTTCCACGAAGTCGGCGCCGTGGACTCCATCATCGACTTCGTCGGCGCCGCCATTGCCCTCGACTATCTCGGTCGTCCCGAAGTCTTCTCCGGACCCGTCGTGGACGGCACGGGCTGGGTCCGGTGCGCCCATGGCCGCATGCCCATTCCCGTCCCCGCCACCCTCGAAATTTTCGCCGCCCGCGGGGTCGCCGTAACCCAGTGCGAGGAACCTCACGAACTCGTCACCCCCACCGGCGCCGCCCTCCTTGCCGAATTCGTCACCGCCTTCGGCCCGCTCGCCGGATTCGTCCCGTCCCGGGTCGGCTACGGCCTCGGCACCCGCACCCTTCAATCCCGTCCCAACCTCGTCCGTGCTGTCCTCGGAACCGCCACAACCGCCGCACCCGCCACTCCGGCCGGCTCGGAGGCGGAGACCGACACGGTGATGGTCCTCGAAACCAACCTCGACGACCTCAGCCCCGAGATCCTTGGCCACGTCGCCGAACGTGCCTTCGCCCTTGGCGCCCTCGATGTCTTCCACACCCCGGTCCAGATGAAGAAGCACCGGCCCGGCACCCTCCTCACCCTCCTCGCTCCCCCCGCCCTGGCCGAACGCCTGACCGAACTCCTCCTGACCGAGACCACCGCCTTCGGCGTCCGCCGCACCGAGGCCACGCGACGCAAACTCGCCCGCGAAGTCATCACCGTCCCCACGCCCTTCGGACCCGTCTCGGTCAAACTCGGCCGCCTCGGATCCCGCCGCATCCAGGCCTCTCCCGAATTCGAATCCTGCCGCGAACGCGCCGAACAGGCGGGCGTCCCCATCCAGGCGGTGTACGACGCCGCCCGCCAGGCCACCCCCCCGGACCGGCCCTGA